One stretch of Chitinivibrionales bacterium DNA includes these proteins:
- a CDS encoding helix-turn-helix domain-containing protein: MARIATITNNQILKAAQAEFLAHGIRATSAAIAKRAGVSSGILFQRFGTKEALFTAAMNAGNNAGGQPRQFDPRQRAGKGSVQRTLVEIGDILLDRFFVTVPNQMMAWANPGPERGESMADQYRERGVRGQKVLVEYLRAEAALKRIRLVDPFVVAQTFGGALWFFAFEQVTGAKLRDKGPSPSRSEFVRQLVDTLWHGLRP, translated from the coding sequence ATGGCACGAATAGCTACAATCACCAATAATCAAATTCTCAAAGCCGCTCAAGCTGAGTTCCTCGCTCATGGAATTCGCGCAACCTCAGCGGCAATTGCCAAGCGTGCCGGCGTATCATCAGGCATTCTTTTCCAGAGATTCGGTACAAAGGAAGCTCTTTTTACCGCAGCGATGAATGCAGGAAATAATGCTGGTGGACAACCGCGACAGTTTGACCCTCGACAGCGTGCCGGTAAGGGGTCTGTTCAAAGAACTCTTGTTGAAATTGGAGATATCTTACTTGACCGGTTTTTCGTCACTGTTCCAAACCAGATGATGGCATGGGCCAATCCGGGACCAGAGCGTGGCGAAAGCATGGCCGATCAGTACCGTGAAAGAGGGGTCCGAGGTCAAAAAGTACTCGTGGAATACTTACGGGCCGAAGCTGCCTTAAAGCGAATCCGACTCGTCGACCCATTTGTTGTGGCGCAGACGTTTGGTGGTGCACTTTGGTTTTTCGCATTCGAGCAGGTGACTGGTGCAAAGTTGAGGGATAAAGGTCCTTCACCGTCACGAAGCGAATTCGTTCGGCAACTTGTCGACACACTATGGCATGGGCTGCGCCCGTGA